From one Triticum aestivum cultivar Chinese Spring chromosome 4B, IWGSC CS RefSeq v2.1, whole genome shotgun sequence genomic stretch:
- the LOC123091936 gene encoding aminopeptidase P1 isoform X2, translating into MTSSSAARNQHLDELRALMASHSPPIHALLIPSEDAHQSEYVSERDKRRQFISGFTGSAGLALITTKEALLWTDGRYFLQATNQLSDRWRLMRMGEDPPVEVWIADNLSDEAVIGIDSWCISVDSAQRYEQAFLKKNQTLFQLSSDLVDEVWKDRPPNDATPVIVHPVEFAGRSVAQKMKELREKLQHEKASGIIITALDEVAWLYNVRGNDVHYSPVVHSYAIVTLHGAFFYVDKRKVTTEVKNYMSESGIDIREYDMVQLDVSLLASGQLKGSAVNGSLHMEKDINAAEHSKIWIDSNSCCLALYSKLRPDQALMLQSPIALPKAVKNPMELTGLRKAHIRDGAAVVQYLAWLDNQMQENYGASGYFSEANGSQKKEHLHIPCSSKFQLSDGIFYLHLIFQEIKLTEVSVSDKLEAFRAEKEHFKGLSFPTISSVGPNAAIIHYSPEANTCAELDADKIYLCDSGAQYLDGTTDITRTVHFGKPSEHQKLCYTAVLKGHIALDAAVFPNGTTGHALDILARTPLWKSGLDYRHGTGHGIGSYLNVHEGPHLISFRPSARNVPLQASMTVTDEPGYYEDGNFGIRLENVLIVKEADTKFNFGEKGYLSFEHITWAPYQTKLINTALLTPAEIEWVNLYHSECQKILESYLNVQEKEWLRKATEPITASS; encoded by the exons ATGAcgtcgtcgtcggcggcgaggaACCAGCACCTGGATGAGCTCCGCGCTCTCATGGCGTCGCACTCGCCGCCGATCCACGCGCTCCTCATCCCCTCCGAGGATGCTCACCAG AGCGAGTACGTGTCGGAGCGGGACAAGCGGCGGCAATTCATCTCCGGGTTCACTGGGAGCGCTG GGTTGGCCCTTATCACTACAAAGGAGGCGTTATTATGGACGGATGGACGATACTTCTTGCAGGCCACAAATCAACTTAGCGATCGGTGGAGACTCATGCGCATGGGAGAAGACCCACCAGTCGAAGTCTGGATAGCTGAT AATCTCTCGGATGAAGCGGTTATTGGAATTGATTCATGGTGCATCTCTGTGGATTCTGCTCAGAGATATGAGCAAGCATTTTTAAAGAAGAATCAGACGTTGTTTCAGCTTTCCTCTGACCTCGTCGATGAAGTTTGGAAAGATCGTCCTCCGAATGATGCTACACCTGTAATTGTGCACCCTGTAGAATTTGCTGGGCGTAGTGTAGCACAAAAGATGAAGGAGTTAAGAGAAAAGTTACAACATGAAAAGGCTAGTGGCATTATAATTACTGCCCTTGATGAG GTTGCTTGGTTGTACAATGTTCGGGGAAATGATGTGCATTACAGCCCAGTGGTTCATTCTTATGCTATTGTAACCCTGCATGGTGCCTTCTTTTATGTGGATAAGAGAAAAGTAACAACTGAG GTTAAAAATTACATGTCTGAAAGTGGTATTGATATCAGAGAGTATGATATGGTTCAGCTGGATGTGAGCTTGCTTGCATCTGGACAGCTAAAAGGCTCTGCAGTTAATGGTAGCTTGCACATGGAAAAGGATATCAACGCGGCGGAACATTCCAAAATCTGGATTGATTCAAATTCGTGTTGCCTTGCACTCTACTCAAAGCTTAGACCAGATCAAGCTTTGATGCTGCAATCGCCCATTGCTCTACCAAAGGCTGTcaag AATCCCATGGAGCTGACTGGTTTGAGGAAGGCACACATTCGAGATGGCGCAGCTGTTGTGCAATACCTGGCTTGGCTGGATAATCAG ATGCAAGAGAACTATGGGGCCTCTGGTTACTTCAGTGAGGCCAATGGGTCACAGAAAAAAGAGCATTT GCACATCCCTTGTAGTTCCAAGTTTCAACTATCAGACGGAATTTTCTATTTGCATCTTATTTTTCA GGAAATAAAACTTACTGAGGTTTCTGTCAGTGATAAACTCGAAGCCTTCCGCGCAGAGAAAGAG CATTTTAAAGGTTTAAGTTTTCCTACGATATCATCTGTGGGGCCAAATGCAGCAATAATTCACTATTCTCCTGAGGCAAATACATGTGCGGAACTTGATGCTGATAAAATATATCTCTGTGACTCTGGGGCACAG TACCTGGATGGCACTACAGACATTACAAGAACTGTACATTTTGGTAAACCCTCAGAGCATCAGAAATTGTGCTACACTGCT GTCTTGAAAGGCCACATTGCCCTagatgctgctgtgttccctaatGGGACCACAG GTCATGCTCTTGACATACTGGCAAGAACCCCACTGTGGAAAAGTGGTCTTGACTATCGGCATGGCACAGGCCATGGAATCGGATCTTATTTGAATGTCCATGAAG GCCCTCATCTAATTAGCTTCAGACCTTCTGCTCGCAATGTACCACTGCAAGCATCAATGACTGTAACAGATG AGCCTGGTTACTACGAAGATGGAAACTTTGGTATAAGGTTGGAGAATGTTCTTATAGTCAAAGAGGCTGATACTAAATTTAATTTTGGGGAGAAGGGTTATTTGTCATTTGAACATATAACATGG GCTCCATACCAGACTAAACTTATAAACACTGCCTTGTTGACCCCTGCGGAGATCGAATGGGTAAACTTGTACCACTCCGAGTGCCAGAAAATCTTGGAGTCTTACCTAAATGTTCAGGAGAAGGAATGGCTGAGGAAGGCCACCGAACCTATAACTGCGAGCAGTTAA
- the LOC123091936 gene encoding aminopeptidase P1 isoform X4 produces the protein MTSSSAARNQHLDELRALMASHSPPIHALLIPSEDAHQSEYVSERDKRRQFISGFTGSAGLALITTKEALLWTDGRYFLQATNQLSDRWRLMRMGEDPPVEVWIADNLSDEAVIGIDSWCISVDSAQRYEQAFLKKNQTLFQLSSDLVDEVWKDRPPNDATPVIVHPVEFAGRSVAQKMKELREKLQHEKASGIIITALDEVAWLYNVRGNDVHYSPVVHSYAIVTLHGAFFYVDKRKVTTEVKNYMSESGIDIREYDMVQLDVSLLASGQLKGSAVNGSLHMEKDINAAEHSKIWIDSNSCCLALYSKLRPDQALMLQSPIALPKAVKNPMELTGLRKAHIRDGAAVVQYLAWLDNQMQENYGASGYFSEANGSQKKEHLEIKLTEVSVSDKLEAFRAEKEHFKGLSFPTISSVGPNAAIIHYSPEANTCAELDADKIYLCDSGAQYLDGTTDITRTVHFGKPSEHQKLCYTAVLKGHIALDAAVFPNGTTGHALDILARTPLWKSGLDYRHGTGHGIGSYLNVHEGPHLISFRPSARNVPLQASMTVTDEPGYYEDGNFGIRLENVLIVKEADTKFNFGEKGYLSFEHITWAPYQTKLINTALLTPAEIEWVNLYHSECQKILESYLNVQEKEWLRKATEPITASS, from the exons ATGAcgtcgtcgtcggcggcgaggaACCAGCACCTGGATGAGCTCCGCGCTCTCATGGCGTCGCACTCGCCGCCGATCCACGCGCTCCTCATCCCCTCCGAGGATGCTCACCAG AGCGAGTACGTGTCGGAGCGGGACAAGCGGCGGCAATTCATCTCCGGGTTCACTGGGAGCGCTG GGTTGGCCCTTATCACTACAAAGGAGGCGTTATTATGGACGGATGGACGATACTTCTTGCAGGCCACAAATCAACTTAGCGATCGGTGGAGACTCATGCGCATGGGAGAAGACCCACCAGTCGAAGTCTGGATAGCTGAT AATCTCTCGGATGAAGCGGTTATTGGAATTGATTCATGGTGCATCTCTGTGGATTCTGCTCAGAGATATGAGCAAGCATTTTTAAAGAAGAATCAGACGTTGTTTCAGCTTTCCTCTGACCTCGTCGATGAAGTTTGGAAAGATCGTCCTCCGAATGATGCTACACCTGTAATTGTGCACCCTGTAGAATTTGCTGGGCGTAGTGTAGCACAAAAGATGAAGGAGTTAAGAGAAAAGTTACAACATGAAAAGGCTAGTGGCATTATAATTACTGCCCTTGATGAG GTTGCTTGGTTGTACAATGTTCGGGGAAATGATGTGCATTACAGCCCAGTGGTTCATTCTTATGCTATTGTAACCCTGCATGGTGCCTTCTTTTATGTGGATAAGAGAAAAGTAACAACTGAG GTTAAAAATTACATGTCTGAAAGTGGTATTGATATCAGAGAGTATGATATGGTTCAGCTGGATGTGAGCTTGCTTGCATCTGGACAGCTAAAAGGCTCTGCAGTTAATGGTAGCTTGCACATGGAAAAGGATATCAACGCGGCGGAACATTCCAAAATCTGGATTGATTCAAATTCGTGTTGCCTTGCACTCTACTCAAAGCTTAGACCAGATCAAGCTTTGATGCTGCAATCGCCCATTGCTCTACCAAAGGCTGTcaag AATCCCATGGAGCTGACTGGTTTGAGGAAGGCACACATTCGAGATGGCGCAGCTGTTGTGCAATACCTGGCTTGGCTGGATAATCAG ATGCAAGAGAACTATGGGGCCTCTGGTTACTTCAGTGAGGCCAATGGGTCACAGAAAAAAGAGCATTT GGAAATAAAACTTACTGAGGTTTCTGTCAGTGATAAACTCGAAGCCTTCCGCGCAGAGAAAGAG CATTTTAAAGGTTTAAGTTTTCCTACGATATCATCTGTGGGGCCAAATGCAGCAATAATTCACTATTCTCCTGAGGCAAATACATGTGCGGAACTTGATGCTGATAAAATATATCTCTGTGACTCTGGGGCACAG TACCTGGATGGCACTACAGACATTACAAGAACTGTACATTTTGGTAAACCCTCAGAGCATCAGAAATTGTGCTACACTGCT GTCTTGAAAGGCCACATTGCCCTagatgctgctgtgttccctaatGGGACCACAG GTCATGCTCTTGACATACTGGCAAGAACCCCACTGTGGAAAAGTGGTCTTGACTATCGGCATGGCACAGGCCATGGAATCGGATCTTATTTGAATGTCCATGAAG GCCCTCATCTAATTAGCTTCAGACCTTCTGCTCGCAATGTACCACTGCAAGCATCAATGACTGTAACAGATG AGCCTGGTTACTACGAAGATGGAAACTTTGGTATAAGGTTGGAGAATGTTCTTATAGTCAAAGAGGCTGATACTAAATTTAATTTTGGGGAGAAGGGTTATTTGTCATTTGAACATATAACATGG GCTCCATACCAGACTAAACTTATAAACACTGCCTTGTTGACCCCTGCGGAGATCGAATGGGTAAACTTGTACCACTCCGAGTGCCAGAAAATCTTGGAGTCTTACCTAAATGTTCAGGAGAAGGAATGGCTGAGGAAGGCCACCGAACCTATAACTGCGAGCAGTTAA
- the LOC123091936 gene encoding aminopeptidase P1 isoform X1 has protein sequence MSSALSWRRTRRRSTRSSSPPRMLTRLLLLPPAPIGTDQGRSDPVGLDCAEFRSEYVSERDKRRQFISGFTGSAGLALITTKEALLWTDGRYFLQATNQLSDRWRLMRMGEDPPVEVWIADNLSDEAVIGIDSWCISVDSAQRYEQAFLKKNQTLFQLSSDLVDEVWKDRPPNDATPVIVHPVEFAGRSVAQKMKELREKLQHEKASGIIITALDEVAWLYNVRGNDVHYSPVVHSYAIVTLHGAFFYVDKRKVTTEVKNYMSESGIDIREYDMVQLDVSLLASGQLKGSAVNGSLHMEKDINAAEHSKIWIDSNSCCLALYSKLRPDQALMLQSPIALPKAVKNPMELTGLRKAHIRDGAAVVQYLAWLDNQMQENYGASGYFSEANGSQKKEHLHIPCSSKFQLSDGIFYLHLIFQEIKLTEVSVSDKLEAFRAEKEHFKGLSFPTISSVGPNAAIIHYSPEANTCAELDADKIYLCDSGAQYLDGTTDITRTVHFGKPSEHQKLCYTAVLKGHIALDAAVFPNGTTGHALDILARTPLWKSGLDYRHGTGHGIGSYLNVHEGPHLISFRPSARNVPLQASMTVTDEPGYYEDGNFGIRLENVLIVKEADTKFNFGEKGYLSFEHITWAPYQTKLINTALLTPAEIEWVNLYHSECQKILESYLNVQEKEWLRKATEPITASS, from the exons ATGAGCTCCGCGCTCTCATGGCGTCGCACTCGCCGCCGATCCACGCGCTCCTCATCCCCTCCGAGGATGCTCACCAGGTTGTTGCTCCTGCCGCCCGCGCCTATCGGAACCGATCAGGGTAGATCAGATCCTGTCGGGCTCGACTGCGCCGAGTTTAGG AGCGAGTACGTGTCGGAGCGGGACAAGCGGCGGCAATTCATCTCCGGGTTCACTGGGAGCGCTG GGTTGGCCCTTATCACTACAAAGGAGGCGTTATTATGGACGGATGGACGATACTTCTTGCAGGCCACAAATCAACTTAGCGATCGGTGGAGACTCATGCGCATGGGAGAAGACCCACCAGTCGAAGTCTGGATAGCTGAT AATCTCTCGGATGAAGCGGTTATTGGAATTGATTCATGGTGCATCTCTGTGGATTCTGCTCAGAGATATGAGCAAGCATTTTTAAAGAAGAATCAGACGTTGTTTCAGCTTTCCTCTGACCTCGTCGATGAAGTTTGGAAAGATCGTCCTCCGAATGATGCTACACCTGTAATTGTGCACCCTGTAGAATTTGCTGGGCGTAGTGTAGCACAAAAGATGAAGGAGTTAAGAGAAAAGTTACAACATGAAAAGGCTAGTGGCATTATAATTACTGCCCTTGATGAG GTTGCTTGGTTGTACAATGTTCGGGGAAATGATGTGCATTACAGCCCAGTGGTTCATTCTTATGCTATTGTAACCCTGCATGGTGCCTTCTTTTATGTGGATAAGAGAAAAGTAACAACTGAG GTTAAAAATTACATGTCTGAAAGTGGTATTGATATCAGAGAGTATGATATGGTTCAGCTGGATGTGAGCTTGCTTGCATCTGGACAGCTAAAAGGCTCTGCAGTTAATGGTAGCTTGCACATGGAAAAGGATATCAACGCGGCGGAACATTCCAAAATCTGGATTGATTCAAATTCGTGTTGCCTTGCACTCTACTCAAAGCTTAGACCAGATCAAGCTTTGATGCTGCAATCGCCCATTGCTCTACCAAAGGCTGTcaag AATCCCATGGAGCTGACTGGTTTGAGGAAGGCACACATTCGAGATGGCGCAGCTGTTGTGCAATACCTGGCTTGGCTGGATAATCAG ATGCAAGAGAACTATGGGGCCTCTGGTTACTTCAGTGAGGCCAATGGGTCACAGAAAAAAGAGCATTT GCACATCCCTTGTAGTTCCAAGTTTCAACTATCAGACGGAATTTTCTATTTGCATCTTATTTTTCA GGAAATAAAACTTACTGAGGTTTCTGTCAGTGATAAACTCGAAGCCTTCCGCGCAGAGAAAGAG CATTTTAAAGGTTTAAGTTTTCCTACGATATCATCTGTGGGGCCAAATGCAGCAATAATTCACTATTCTCCTGAGGCAAATACATGTGCGGAACTTGATGCTGATAAAATATATCTCTGTGACTCTGGGGCACAG TACCTGGATGGCACTACAGACATTACAAGAACTGTACATTTTGGTAAACCCTCAGAGCATCAGAAATTGTGCTACACTGCT GTCTTGAAAGGCCACATTGCCCTagatgctgctgtgttccctaatGGGACCACAG GTCATGCTCTTGACATACTGGCAAGAACCCCACTGTGGAAAAGTGGTCTTGACTATCGGCATGGCACAGGCCATGGAATCGGATCTTATTTGAATGTCCATGAAG GCCCTCATCTAATTAGCTTCAGACCTTCTGCTCGCAATGTACCACTGCAAGCATCAATGACTGTAACAGATG AGCCTGGTTACTACGAAGATGGAAACTTTGGTATAAGGTTGGAGAATGTTCTTATAGTCAAAGAGGCTGATACTAAATTTAATTTTGGGGAGAAGGGTTATTTGTCATTTGAACATATAACATGG GCTCCATACCAGACTAAACTTATAAACACTGCCTTGTTGACCCCTGCGGAGATCGAATGGGTAAACTTGTACCACTCCGAGTGCCAGAAAATCTTGGAGTCTTACCTAAATGTTCAGGAGAAGGAATGGCTGAGGAAGGCCACCGAACCTATAACTGCGAGCAGTTAA
- the LOC123091936 gene encoding aminopeptidase P1 isoform X3, with amino-acid sequence MSSALSWRRTRRRSTRSSSPPRMLTRLLLLPPAPIGTDQGRSDPVGLDCAEFRSEYVSERDKRRQFISGFTGSAGLALITTKEALLWTDGRYFLQATNQLSDRWRLMRMGEDPPVEVWIADNLSDEAVIGIDSWCISVDSAQRYEQAFLKKNQTLFQLSSDLVDEVWKDRPPNDATPVIVHPVEFAGRSVAQKMKELREKLQHEKASGIIITALDEVAWLYNVRGNDVHYSPVVHSYAIVTLHGAFFYVDKRKVTTEVKNYMSESGIDIREYDMVQLDVSLLASGQLKGSAVNGSLHMEKDINAAEHSKIWIDSNSCCLALYSKLRPDQALMLQSPIALPKAVKNPMELTGLRKAHIRDGAAVVQYLAWLDNQMQENYGASGYFSEANGSQKKEHLEIKLTEVSVSDKLEAFRAEKEHFKGLSFPTISSVGPNAAIIHYSPEANTCAELDADKIYLCDSGAQYLDGTTDITRTVHFGKPSEHQKLCYTAVLKGHIALDAAVFPNGTTGHALDILARTPLWKSGLDYRHGTGHGIGSYLNVHEGPHLISFRPSARNVPLQASMTVTDEPGYYEDGNFGIRLENVLIVKEADTKFNFGEKGYLSFEHITWAPYQTKLINTALLTPAEIEWVNLYHSECQKILESYLNVQEKEWLRKATEPITASS; translated from the exons ATGAGCTCCGCGCTCTCATGGCGTCGCACTCGCCGCCGATCCACGCGCTCCTCATCCCCTCCGAGGATGCTCACCAGGTTGTTGCTCCTGCCGCCCGCGCCTATCGGAACCGATCAGGGTAGATCAGATCCTGTCGGGCTCGACTGCGCCGAGTTTAGG AGCGAGTACGTGTCGGAGCGGGACAAGCGGCGGCAATTCATCTCCGGGTTCACTGGGAGCGCTG GGTTGGCCCTTATCACTACAAAGGAGGCGTTATTATGGACGGATGGACGATACTTCTTGCAGGCCACAAATCAACTTAGCGATCGGTGGAGACTCATGCGCATGGGAGAAGACCCACCAGTCGAAGTCTGGATAGCTGAT AATCTCTCGGATGAAGCGGTTATTGGAATTGATTCATGGTGCATCTCTGTGGATTCTGCTCAGAGATATGAGCAAGCATTTTTAAAGAAGAATCAGACGTTGTTTCAGCTTTCCTCTGACCTCGTCGATGAAGTTTGGAAAGATCGTCCTCCGAATGATGCTACACCTGTAATTGTGCACCCTGTAGAATTTGCTGGGCGTAGTGTAGCACAAAAGATGAAGGAGTTAAGAGAAAAGTTACAACATGAAAAGGCTAGTGGCATTATAATTACTGCCCTTGATGAG GTTGCTTGGTTGTACAATGTTCGGGGAAATGATGTGCATTACAGCCCAGTGGTTCATTCTTATGCTATTGTAACCCTGCATGGTGCCTTCTTTTATGTGGATAAGAGAAAAGTAACAACTGAG GTTAAAAATTACATGTCTGAAAGTGGTATTGATATCAGAGAGTATGATATGGTTCAGCTGGATGTGAGCTTGCTTGCATCTGGACAGCTAAAAGGCTCTGCAGTTAATGGTAGCTTGCACATGGAAAAGGATATCAACGCGGCGGAACATTCCAAAATCTGGATTGATTCAAATTCGTGTTGCCTTGCACTCTACTCAAAGCTTAGACCAGATCAAGCTTTGATGCTGCAATCGCCCATTGCTCTACCAAAGGCTGTcaag AATCCCATGGAGCTGACTGGTTTGAGGAAGGCACACATTCGAGATGGCGCAGCTGTTGTGCAATACCTGGCTTGGCTGGATAATCAG ATGCAAGAGAACTATGGGGCCTCTGGTTACTTCAGTGAGGCCAATGGGTCACAGAAAAAAGAGCATTT GGAAATAAAACTTACTGAGGTTTCTGTCAGTGATAAACTCGAAGCCTTCCGCGCAGAGAAAGAG CATTTTAAAGGTTTAAGTTTTCCTACGATATCATCTGTGGGGCCAAATGCAGCAATAATTCACTATTCTCCTGAGGCAAATACATGTGCGGAACTTGATGCTGATAAAATATATCTCTGTGACTCTGGGGCACAG TACCTGGATGGCACTACAGACATTACAAGAACTGTACATTTTGGTAAACCCTCAGAGCATCAGAAATTGTGCTACACTGCT GTCTTGAAAGGCCACATTGCCCTagatgctgctgtgttccctaatGGGACCACAG GTCATGCTCTTGACATACTGGCAAGAACCCCACTGTGGAAAAGTGGTCTTGACTATCGGCATGGCACAGGCCATGGAATCGGATCTTATTTGAATGTCCATGAAG GCCCTCATCTAATTAGCTTCAGACCTTCTGCTCGCAATGTACCACTGCAAGCATCAATGACTGTAACAGATG AGCCTGGTTACTACGAAGATGGAAACTTTGGTATAAGGTTGGAGAATGTTCTTATAGTCAAAGAGGCTGATACTAAATTTAATTTTGGGGAGAAGGGTTATTTGTCATTTGAACATATAACATGG GCTCCATACCAGACTAAACTTATAAACACTGCCTTGTTGACCCCTGCGGAGATCGAATGGGTAAACTTGTACCACTCCGAGTGCCAGAAAATCTTGGAGTCTTACCTAAATGTTCAGGAGAAGGAATGGCTGAGGAAGGCCACCGAACCTATAACTGCGAGCAGTTAA